The following are from one region of the Candidatus Methylacidiphilales bacterium genome:
- a CDS encoding TolC family protein, which yields MDPESDSVQMQRPGSGRKWIFVVAGGTVLTLLFMSSLLLAQTYHKPQPSATQGIKHVPTTTDKSSVEQVQQGVPPTLSPVATEIQSTETATNSQPVAPASESKASAPEEHYYTLPEPSPMPVRRVAIAEAIAEALQKNLDVKIKAIDKSIGGDLIRQADGQFNPTFKVEGSYEDIDRPQNTQDFISTGGTLLGLSRDPRIYEENNYHAKASLEGQLPIGTKYELFSTLDVYKNTLNTTSPLALFAPEWQSFSGVNLTQPIWKGFGTDVNLAQVRVARANKQISDLEFRSQVLETVASVLQAYYDITYLSEDFRLKQEECQLARRLTEEKRRLLEKGQATARDLNRAETVLAQTIEEMTQSENKLLERQTQLLALMANVDPASQPVLLEPTSEMPVGLPVLDVPTLINEALSHRPEYIAAKYKVERENVKLIYAENQLWPQLDFKGTAGYNGLAAGITRSYDLAFSGQGPQWSAGFVFSIPLGNDTAIGTRDEARKRKEEALLMLEQVENNTTLGVQQFAAVVHSNLQRLDAMRLFHRNAEKALDDEEIRLEKGLTTDLELLKFKRDLTDARTREMAARADVNKVLVRLYQITGTLLDRENILIGD from the coding sequence ATGGACCCCGAAAGCGACAGTGTACAAATGCAGCGTCCCGGCAGTGGCCGGAAATGGATCTTTGTTGTTGCCGGAGGCACGGTGCTGACCCTGCTGTTCATGTCGTCCCTGCTACTCGCCCAGACCTATCACAAGCCGCAGCCCTCCGCCACCCAAGGGATCAAACATGTGCCAACGACCACGGACAAATCCTCGGTCGAGCAGGTCCAACAGGGTGTACCGCCGACTCTTTCCCCCGTCGCCACGGAAATTCAGAGCACTGAAACCGCGACCAACTCCCAGCCTGTGGCTCCGGCCTCTGAATCAAAAGCATCGGCTCCCGAGGAACATTATTACACTCTTCCCGAACCCAGTCCCATGCCGGTGCGCCGGGTGGCCATTGCCGAGGCAATAGCAGAAGCCCTGCAAAAGAATTTGGATGTCAAAATCAAGGCCATCGACAAATCGATCGGCGGGGATTTGATCCGACAGGCGGACGGCCAGTTCAACCCGACGTTTAAAGTCGAGGGTAGTTACGAGGACATCGACCGTCCGCAGAACACCCAGGATTTCATCTCCACGGGCGGCACGCTGCTGGGGCTTTCACGCGACCCTCGCATTTACGAGGAAAACAATTACCACGCCAAAGCTTCGCTGGAAGGGCAGTTGCCGATCGGCACCAAGTACGAATTGTTTTCCACTTTGGATGTTTATAAAAATACCCTGAACACCACCAGTCCGCTGGCTCTTTTTGCACCGGAGTGGCAGAGTTTTTCCGGAGTCAACCTGACCCAGCCGATATGGAAGGGTTTTGGAACGGACGTCAACCTCGCCCAGGTGCGCGTGGCGCGGGCCAACAAACAAATTTCCGACCTCGAATTCCGGTCGCAGGTGCTTGAAACCGTGGCTTCAGTGCTGCAGGCATATTACGACATCACCTATCTGTCGGAAGATTTCCGGCTCAAACAGGAGGAATGCCAACTCGCGCGACGCTTGACTGAGGAAAAGCGGCGCCTCCTTGAAAAAGGCCAGGCCACCGCAAGGGATCTGAACCGCGCCGAAACCGTGCTGGCCCAGACCATCGAAGAAATGACACAGTCGGAAAACAAACTGCTGGAGCGCCAGACCCAGTTGTTGGCGCTGATGGCAAACGTCGATCCAGCTTCGCAGCCTGTCCTGCTCGAACCCACCAGCGAGATGCCGGTTGGGCTGCCCGTCCTCGACGTGCCCACGTTGATCAATGAAGCCTTGAGCCATCGCCCGGAATACATCGCAGCGAAATACAAGGTGGAGCGTGAGAACGTCAAACTGATCTATGCGGAAAACCAGCTGTGGCCGCAGCTCGATTTCAAGGGCACAGCGGGCTACAACGGCCTGGCTGCGGGCATAACCAGATCCTACGATCTTGCCTTTAGCGGTCAGGGACCGCAGTGGAGCGCCGGCTTCGTCTTTTCCATACCGTTGGGCAACGACACCGCGATCGGGACGCGCGATGAAGCCCGCAAGCGCAAGGAAGAGGCGCTCTTAATGCTCGAACAGGTTGAGAATAATACGACCCTGGGCGTGCAACAATTTGCCGCCGTTGTTCATAGCAACCTGCAACGCCTCGACGCCATGCGCCTTTTCCACCGCAACGCGGAAAAAGCCCTGGACGACGAGGAAATCCGGCTGGAAAAGGGCCTGACAACCGATTTGGAGCTTTTGAAATTCAAAAGGGACCTGACCGACGCCCGCACACGTGAAATGGCCGCCCGCGCCGACGTGAACAAAGTCCTCGTACGCCTCTATCAGATCACCGGCACCCTGCTCGACCGGGAAAATATCCTCATTGGAGATTAG
- a CDS encoding 4Fe-4S binding protein: MILFLAAQRFPPPEFSETGHKLPGFNTPLPRGPWLEHLDVIVLLAALALAAWLALRRRSRRGLVALGIFSLLYFGFWRKGCICSIGSIQNMAQGLADSSFGVPATVLAFGLAPLVFALLFGRVFCSAVCPHGALQDLMLIKPVRVPVWLEHGLRLIPYIYLGLALVFAATGGGYIICQYDPFVTIFRLSGSVLMVACGIGLLVLGMFVGRPYCRFLCPYGVLLGFASSVSKWRVRITPDTCTQCRLCEQSCPFDAINKSTIDAPSRSMTTDKRLLAAMILLLPVLLIAGGLLGGVTGKNLARKHRIVNLAERVYLEETGKESGTTDASAAFRVTGEPVENLYADARTVRDRYVLAGRLCGLWIALVIGGKLIMLAIRRKRHDYEADQTRCLACARCFTDCPQELQRLGLSVPEGVPLAPPL; encoded by the coding sequence ATGATCCTGTTTCTTGCCGCACAGCGCTTTCCGCCTCCCGAATTCAGCGAGACCGGCCATAAGCTGCCGGGCTTTAACACTCCGCTGCCGCGCGGCCCATGGCTGGAGCACCTCGATGTCATCGTGCTGCTGGCCGCTCTGGCACTGGCGGCGTGGCTGGCGTTGCGGCGCCGCTCACGGCGCGGCCTTGTGGCGCTCGGGATTTTTTCGTTGTTGTACTTCGGATTCTGGAGGAAAGGTTGCATTTGTTCGATCGGCAGCATCCAAAATATGGCGCAGGGGCTCGCTGATTCATCATTTGGCGTGCCTGCAACGGTGTTGGCATTCGGGCTGGCTCCGCTGGTGTTCGCCTTGCTGTTCGGGCGCGTATTTTGTTCGGCGGTCTGTCCGCACGGGGCATTGCAGGATTTGATGTTGATCAAACCGGTCCGGGTGCCGGTGTGGTTGGAACACGGGTTGCGGCTGATTCCATACATTTATCTCGGGCTGGCGCTGGTTTTTGCGGCCACAGGCGGCGGGTATATCATCTGCCAGTACGATCCGTTCGTGACCATTTTCCGCTTAAGCGGCAGCGTATTGATGGTGGCGTGCGGCATTGGATTGCTTGTTCTCGGCATGTTTGTCGGACGGCCGTATTGCCGGTTCCTGTGTCCGTACGGCGTACTGCTCGGATTTGCATCAAGCGTTTCGAAGTGGCGGGTCCGGATCACGCCGGACACCTGCACGCAATGCAGGTTGTGTGAACAGTCCTGTCCCTTCGATGCAATCAACAAATCCACCATTGATGCGCCGTCGCGCTCGATGACGACGGACAAACGGCTGTTGGCGGCGATGATTCTGCTGCTGCCGGTACTACTCATCGCAGGCGGGCTGCTTGGCGGAGTAACGGGGAAAAATCTGGCGCGCAAACACCGGATCGTGAACCTGGCCGAGCGGGTTTATCTTGAGGAAACCGGCAAGGAGTCGGGCACAACGGATGCATCGGCGGCGTTCCGTGTGACCGGTGAGCCAGTGGAGAATTTGTATGCCGACGCGCGGACAGTGCGAGACCGGTACGTGTTGGCGGGCCGGTTGTGCGGCCTGTGGATCGCACTGGTCATCGGAGGCAAACTGATCATGCTGGCAATCCGCCGAAAACGCCACGATTATGAAGCCGATCAAACCCGGTGCCTCGCTTGCGCACGCTGCTTCACAGATTGTCCACAAGAACTGCAACGGCTCGGGCTGTCTGTGCCCGAAGGTGTCCCACTGGCACCTCCCTTATGA
- a CDS encoding PQQ-like beta-propeller repeat protein has protein sequence MPEESGTPGACQSIMTTPQPNNSWRLQILTALILCTTLGAALVFILRDSRLLSESIKERQPGMDRNSTPGQADQSSPFLSGKLIDGAGLPATLPGAWPRFRGQNGDGIASDNVSIGQKWTPLWGVDLGEGYAGAAIRDGRVYVLDYDQKNFADALRCLSLADGREIWRFSYPVKVKRNHGMSRTTPTLAGKYVISLGPKCHVVCVDATTGQFVWGIDLVKEYNAEVPEWYAGQCPLVDGDHVILAPGGDALMIAVELATGKVIWKTANPHDWKMTHSSIVPIEFAGKRQYVYCGSHGVIGVAANGGAVLWETDKWVISIATIPSPVYLGDGKLFFSGGYNSGAKMLQLREIDGKIAPVELFSLAATTFGATQQTPILYQNHLYGVRPDGQLTCLDLAGKVLWTSGSKDKFGLGPFLIADRKLFVMNDEGVLTLAEANPEEYRPLVKNRVLNGHDSWAPMALAGSRLLVRDLTQMVCLDITGGKP, from the coding sequence ATGCCTGAAGAATCTGGCACACCCGGCGCCTGCCAATCCATTATGACTACCCCGCAACCGAATAACTCATGGCGGCTGCAGATCCTCACCGCCCTGATTCTTTGCACCACGCTTGGTGCTGCGTTGGTCTTCATTCTCCGAGATAGCCGCCTGTTATCCGAATCCATCAAGGAACGGCAACCTGGAATGGACCGCAATAGTACGCCGGGACAAGCCGATCAATCGTCCCCGTTTCTCTCCGGCAAGCTCATCGACGGCGCAGGGTTGCCGGCAACGCTGCCCGGCGCATGGCCCCGGTTTCGAGGACAGAACGGCGATGGCATCGCCTCCGACAACGTCAGCATAGGCCAAAAATGGACGCCGCTCTGGGGGGTTGACCTTGGCGAAGGCTACGCCGGCGCGGCTATACGTGACGGGCGGGTGTACGTACTGGATTACGACCAGAAAAATTTTGCCGATGCGTTACGCTGTCTGTCTCTGGCCGATGGCAGGGAAATCTGGCGCTTCTCCTACCCCGTGAAGGTGAAGCGCAATCACGGCATGAGCCGGACAACACCGACACTGGCAGGCAAATATGTCATCTCACTCGGCCCAAAGTGCCACGTTGTCTGCGTCGATGCCACAACCGGACAATTTGTGTGGGGCATCGACCTTGTGAAGGAATACAACGCCGAGGTCCCGGAATGGTACGCCGGGCAGTGCCCGCTTGTAGATGGCGACCACGTGATCCTTGCGCCAGGAGGCGACGCGTTGATGATCGCGGTTGAATTGGCCACCGGCAAAGTCATATGGAAAACAGCCAATCCGCACGATTGGAAAATGACACACTCATCGATTGTACCGATTGAGTTTGCCGGCAAGCGCCAATACGTTTATTGCGGCAGCCACGGTGTGATAGGCGTGGCGGCCAACGGCGGCGCGGTGTTATGGGAAACGGACAAATGGGTCATCTCGATCGCCACGATCCCCTCGCCCGTTTACCTCGGCGACGGAAAGCTTTTCTTCTCCGGTGGTTATAATTCCGGGGCCAAAATGCTGCAACTCAGGGAGATCGACGGCAAAATTGCACCTGTGGAATTGTTCAGCCTTGCCGCAACCACATTCGGCGCAACACAGCAGACACCGATTCTTTACCAGAACCACCTCTACGGCGTGCGCCCCGACGGCCAGTTGACCTGCCTTGACTTGGCGGGCAAGGTGCTTTGGACCAGCGGAAGCAAGGACAAGTTCGGTCTCGGTCCGTTCCTGATCGCCGATCGTAAACTGTTTGTGATGAATGATGAAGGTGTGCTGACACTAGCCGAGGCAAACCCTGAGGAATATCGTCCCTTAGTGAAAAATCGCGTGCTCAACGGTCACGACTCTTGGGCGCCGATGGCGCTCGCGGGCAGCCGTTTGCTGGTTCGCGACCTGACACAAATGGTTTGTCTTGATATCACGGGAGGCAAGCCATGA
- a CDS encoding PQQ-binding-like beta-propeller repeat protein encodes MKTRSLLYAVIGFLCSLQPAVIQAADWPGYRGSVTDGVSTENLNLNWSASPPKVLWKVPTKSGFGSFSVCGGKVFTEVERSINGASHEVCVALDPATGKELWFADLGVGNGNSTPAESDGVVCVLTKDLVLHALDAATGNSLWTHDLIKEYAAHNIGWESAASPVIDGDLVFVMGGGDGQSLLAFNKKSGELGWKTGTEAITHATPVLATILGERQVIFFCQSGLVSLSTKDGKLLWKFPYKFKTSTAASPVVSGDIVYCSAGYDVGGGACKIARQGSGFTATQLWQTPGNLEVANHWSTPVCRDGYLYGMFSFKQEKVGPLKCVEIATGKVMWVQSGFGQGNAIVAGGKVLALSDKGDLVVVEPAPDAYKELGRFTVVKGDCRSTPAVSNGCIYVRSSEEGACIDVSAP; translated from the coding sequence ATGAAAACACGCTCCCTCCTTTACGCAGTTATCGGCTTTCTGTGCTCTCTGCAGCCTGCTGTGATTCAGGCCGCAGACTGGCCCGGATACCGGGGTTCAGTCACCGATGGCGTTTCAACGGAGAATTTGAACCTGAATTGGTCCGCCAGCCCTCCCAAGGTGCTGTGGAAAGTCCCGACAAAATCCGGTTTCGGCTCATTTTCAGTTTGCGGCGGCAAGGTCTTTACTGAAGTGGAGAGATCCATCAACGGCGCTTCCCACGAGGTTTGCGTGGCTCTCGACCCGGCCACAGGCAAGGAATTGTGGTTTGCGGATCTGGGGGTGGGCAATGGCAATTCGACACCTGCCGAGAGCGATGGAGTTGTTTGCGTGTTGACCAAGGATCTGGTGCTGCATGCCCTTGATGCAGCGACGGGCAATTCCCTTTGGACGCATGATCTTATCAAGGAATATGCGGCACACAATATCGGCTGGGAAAGCGCGGCTTCGCCAGTGATCGATGGCGATCTGGTTTTCGTCATGGGCGGCGGTGATGGCCAGTCCCTGCTGGCCTTCAACAAAAAAAGCGGGGAACTTGGCTGGAAAACCGGCACCGAGGCGATCACCCACGCGACGCCAGTCCTGGCCACCATTTTGGGCGAACGACAGGTGATTTTTTTCTGCCAAAGCGGGCTCGTATCGCTCTCGACAAAGGACGGCAAGTTGCTTTGGAAGTTTCCCTACAAGTTTAAAACATCCACTGCGGCTTCCCCTGTGGTCAGCGGGGACATTGTCTATTGCTCGGCCGGTTACGATGTGGGGGGCGGCGCTTGTAAAATCGCCCGGCAAGGATCCGGCTTCACCGCGACGCAGTTGTGGCAGACTCCCGGCAATCTCGAAGTGGCCAACCATTGGAGTACACCGGTTTGCAGAGACGGTTACCTCTATGGAATGTTCAGTTTTAAACAGGAAAAAGTTGGCCCGCTCAAGTGCGTGGAAATTGCCACGGGCAAGGTCATGTGGGTTCAGTCCGGCTTCGGCCAGGGCAATGCCATCGTTGCCGGCGGCAAGGTTCTCGCGCTGTCGGACAAAGGCGACCTCGTTGTTGTTGAACCCGCGCCCGATGCTTACAAGGAATTGGGCCGCTTCACGGTGGTCAAGGGCGATTGCAGGTCCACTCCGGCTGTGAGCAACGGCTGTATTTACGTACGCAGTTCCGAAGAGGGCGCCTGCATCGATGTTTCGGCGCCTTAA
- a CDS encoding FHA domain-containing protein, translating into MPAILPIHNRSTRRIFYPEDIPTQKMPLQDLAQSAARLCEDLPGLQPSEVPQKAGVDYKLILQSVKQAPHCPVEIPIPSGHWLYIGTRPASELLDGLCLLINHPSVSRLHCALTVHESKLLAFDMGSTNGTFIMTREKKQPLDKSPTSVQKGEYILIGRLFFRVG; encoded by the coding sequence ATGCCTGCCATCTTGCCGATCCATAATCGTTCGACTCGCCGTATATTCTATCCGGAAGACATCCCAACGCAAAAGATGCCTCTTCAGGACCTTGCTCAGTCGGCAGCCAGGTTGTGCGAGGATCTTCCCGGATTGCAGCCGTCTGAGGTTCCACAAAAAGCGGGGGTTGATTACAAACTTATCCTGCAATCCGTCAAGCAGGCGCCCCATTGCCCGGTTGAAATTCCCATCCCCAGCGGACATTGGCTTTACATTGGAACAAGGCCGGCATCTGAATTGCTGGATGGACTTTGTCTGCTGATCAACCATCCCTCGGTCTCAAGATTGCATTGCGCCCTTACGGTGCATGAATCAAAGCTTCTGGCCTTTGACATGGGATCGACCAATGGCACTTTCATCATGACCAGGGAAAAGAAGCAGCCCTTGGACAAGAGCCCCACATCTGTTCAAAAAGGGGAATACATTCTCATTGGCAGGTTGTTTTTCCGTGTAGGCTGA
- a CDS encoding DUF5069 domain-containing protein → MSTTITAQDLTKQAPHSPRNRIAGFVIASRTIDKCRAELAGKLGEYHYDCPLDNVLFTFKGITGKQFKAAIQCSKNYEDVGAWLLANGTPKTPSEVKTWSDEIEAESLMENPEKRDFFIKNCARLGLNPERSTTFDWLEADDCESFKPQIRAKKNGAK, encoded by the coding sequence ATGAGCACTACCATCACCGCCCAAGACTTGACCAAGCAAGCTCCCCACAGTCCGCGCAATCGAATCGCCGGATTCGTCATAGCAAGCCGTACCATTGACAAATGCCGCGCTGAGTTGGCGGGAAAACTTGGTGAATATCATTACGATTGCCCGCTGGACAATGTGCTCTTCACCTTCAAGGGCATCACCGGCAAGCAATTCAAGGCTGCCATTCAATGCTCCAAAAACTACGAAGATGTCGGCGCCTGGCTGCTTGCCAACGGAACGCCGAAAACGCCGTCGGAAGTCAAAACATGGTCGGATGAAATCGAAGCGGAAAGCCTCATGGAAAATCCGGAAAAGCGCGATTTCTTCATTAAAAACTGCGCGAGGCTTGGACTGAATCCTGAAAGGAGCACCACGTTCGACTGGCTCGAGGCCGACGACTGCGAGAGTTTCAAGCCTCAAATTCGAGCAAAGAAAAACGGTGCGAAGTGA